Genomic DNA from Corylus avellana chromosome ca4, CavTom2PMs-1.0:
ACTAATTTTGGGCTGGACATGGGTTGGATACGACTTGAAAACACCATGGACCCGGTCCGGACACATCAAACACAGATTTGTCACTTCATGTCAGGAAACGGAACGTGAGATATCTTTGCTGTCTATCCTAGCTTATAAAAACTTGATGCATATGAATTGACTAACACTACATAACCTCGATGGATTTCTGCTATTATATTTGATTTCTTATCTGGTCCACTACATTATTCTTTGCTTTAGTAGTGTCGTGAAAAAACAAACTCCATGAGACAATTCAAGCCTCAGTCATGCCTGAAGGTGGCAGGAACCCTTGCTCAAGTTGGCAAGTGATATGGGTTCAGGGTTCAAATATACTAGGATCTTTTGGCTGGAGTGGTCGATTACCCATTTCATGCACCCTTCTTTGCATGACTATAGTTGCTGCTTTATGGAGGCCCTGCCAAGTATATTCATTACAACTTGCGACCCTGTGATTCCCAGTTAAACAATAAATCAGTGACAAGTAGCATGACCTAATTTTGCAAACTGTTGAAAGATGAATTGCTATATAccttatattttttgaaatttccaGCAGCTAGTTCCGTTGCTTAAATCAGTTGGCTTAAGCCTGTATCTTTATTTAGTGTGCATGTGTCCACATATAAATATGTGTTTCTGTACTGTTTAATATGAAATCCCACCGATGGTCGAGCAAAATTGTTACTGCTGCAACAGGaaacatcattaatttaattgatgtgttttcatttgtttgagagagagttcttaaagagaaaaaataacttGAACAAAACCAACATGCAATAGAGTACTTTGTCCCTAACTGTCCCATCTATCCTATATTATCTCTTTGAGACTCTCTTTCTTCTGTGACAATACCTGTCTCTTTAAGCTTGAAAAAGAAATCGCTACATACCTCTTTctatttgcttttctttataATAAATTGCTTTAGAGAACAGAAGCTGATACAAATCATGAATGCCACTTGCTAATGTGTGAGCTTGGATTTTGGGTGGTTTGGGGAGGCAAGGGGTTTCATTAGGCTGCATGTTTGATGTGTTTATAGTGTGTTTTTAGCTCTACCAACAATTGTGTTATTTAAAGTTTTTCTCTTGAAATCCTTAAATGTACAGAAATATGGAAATGCAACCAGGTCTCTTACCAAAAGCAACACAACTTCGAAACAGAGTCGGGGGATCATGGAACGCTATGAAACGCATTTTTACTAATTTAAAGGTAAAGATGCTGTGGAATCAAGTCACCAGCGAAACATCAGATTCTGCCGCTGATAAGCCAGCATTAAAGGTTCCCATACCACAGAACAGTTCACGTAATACTGAATTTGGTGAGCCGGAAAGTAAACTTCAGACATCTGAAACTATAGTGGATTCTAAAATTAGCAAGGAGAGGATTTCAACAAGTGTAGAATCCCATTTAATTGGAGAAAGCTCTTCCAGGGATGTGGCTGATGCAACAGCTTCTGAGACTAACAATACTAGTAGTTGGCCAACAAGAACTGAGCCTGGGGACCCTGAAAGTATAGTTAGATCATCAGGAGCCATAAGTGGGCTATCACATATGCGGGGTGAAATTGCTTCTGAAGATTTGGTAAACATGACAGCTCCTGAGGTTAGTAAGGTGCATATTAGtccaaataattttaaattaagtgagACAGGAAGTGCAGTTCAATCATCAGAAGCATTTACAGATTCTCAAGTTTATGAGAAAAATTATTCAGTAAATGCATCTTCCAATAAAATGAGGGAAAACTCTTCAGGTGATCAAGCGGAAGGTGAGCTTGAAAATGGGCACAGGCTGCTTGAGGGACTATCCAGCATACTAGGGGACATAAATCAAAACTCAGAGCCTGAGCACCTTACTTGCTCCCATCTGTTACCAGACGAAGCATCTAGAACATTGCAAAAAAATGGTGCAGATGGAGTGACTTTTGGAGATAGAAGTCGTCAGCATGACAAGAAATCTGCCACTTTTGTTCAAATACCAGATGCCAACTCTGATTTGGGTGAAGTTGATACATCTAATGGTGCCCCCAAGGTCACAGGCTTGCCACACTTGTTTATAAAGATGAAGAACGGCCAATCAGCAGGAGAAATGCCTTGTAAACAGAGCAATTTTTTAACACCCAATGCATTTTCGGAATATTCAGATGAAACATTAGGGGAAGATGGACCAAAAGGTTTTGATATTAAAGGTCTAATTGACTGCATCAAGGAGCTGCCTAGAGATCGATCAGTTGTTAAATCTCATGACAGTTCTATCTGCAGTAATACTAAGCAAGTCAGTAGTAGAGGCTTAGTTAAAAGGACAGAACCTGGGGTTGATTTGCAAGATTGCGATGCTAAAAATAGACGAGCTTTGTTGAAAAGCCATGTTATGGGCAAAGAAAGTAAAATGTTGAATGAGACTGAAGAAGTGCCATGTATGGATATTCCATTCGGGACACATAGTGAGTTGTGTGAGGATGAGCAGGATGGCAGTGTGGATTTTGCAGCCTCTAATGACACAGCGTCAAATCCAATTCCACTGGTTCCTGTTCTAGCTAACACAGAAGACCTAGATAATATCCCAGCAACAGACTCAACAAAAGAAAGATCCATAGAGAACAAAGTATTGGTTAGATTTTTAATGACGAAACTGGATAACACTTATATTATGTCTGCATTTAAGGATTGTGGGTCCATTGCAAAGATACAAAAACTTCCCTCTGTTCAAGGGAGCATCTTTGAAGATGCCTACGTGCATTTTAAGGTTAGGGCTAATCACTAAGCATTGTACTTTGAAGCCTTAACTGCTTTTTGATTTCTCAGTTAGGGGCCATTCTATTTATGTTCTATTTATGTTCATAGTGCGAAAGATAATTCATGAAGGAGAAGGTTTGTTGTTCCATCCTATAGATGGTAAATGACAAGCTTGTACCTGGTCTATCTGTAAACCAAACATACCATAAGTTTGTTGATTGGGAGAAAATGtgcattaaattatataaacattCATTTTATTCGAATTTTCTAAACAAGCATCTGGTTTTGTTGCAGACAAGGAAAGCATTGCAGAAAGCTCTCAAGAAAACTGATCTGATGGTAAATTATGAAGATGTGATTGTGGAAGCAACTTCTTTTATGGAAGATGCCCCTACTAGGATTCCCATTCCTGAGCTAATTGGTGATCCTGACGTTCCTGCTGCATTGATTAGGAATCCCATCAGAACAGCGAAAATTAAACAATTGACTCATGATATTAGCTCATGTCAGCTGCAAGAAGCTCTTGCTTTCTGCAAAAGTGGCATATCCAGCTTTTCCTTGGGTTCCTCAAATTCTGTTGCTTACGTAGAATTTGAGGTTAGGCTTCTGTCACTTTTGCTGCTGGTCTTAAGCAGTCATATATTAGAAAGTGCCTTCTTAGATTCTATAACTTAGGGTGTGGTTGGCAGCGGCTTCCACTTAAAATAACATTCTTATCTAATTATTATATAAAGCTTACATAAATCTGAACTTATACCGATATTTTCTCAAGAATGTGTTTgataaacatttttttggctGTTGTGGCTAAATATGACCTAATAGTTAGATGAGGAATGCTGACCTGAGTAGTGTACAAATCCCAGTCTATAGGTTGGCTATCACTCTACTCCTACCCAATTTTGAAGCTAAACAAAGATATTTATGTAACCTGAGAGCCACAGTTGGAAGTTGCAAATTGGATCTAGAGCTTcacctatttgtttttttgtttttgtttttttttttttttggtgtgtgtgtcggtttatatatacacacacacacacaaacacaacatttgtgtgtattttatttttccagcTCTTTCTTGACTATGTACCTTTACCTTTAATTTGTGGGAGAGACCTCTATTTTGGCCATTGTAACTTCTAGAGGCCATGAAATCCAGAATTCTCCTCCAGTAGAATTTCCTTCTAACACAACCATAGTCCAAAGTTGTCTTCTGATGCATGTCaagatcttttatatatataaataattggCCCCAAGGTGAGAGGAAAGAGGAGATTTGAACTATTGACTTCCgtttcatgagacgtggttcTTAGCCGATTTAGCTATCCTTTGAGGTTACAAGTCAAGATCTTTAACCAAGTTTCCATTACTTAATGCTTTAGTGCCTCTTTGCAGACTGAAGACGCCAAAGAGAGGGCAATTGCAAAACATTCCATATGTGTGTCGGGGAAGAAGCTATTGGTCTTTAGAATTGATGCACCAAGGACGACAGTGGTACGCATTTCGAACATTAACGGCACAAATCCGAGGATGGAGACCATATGCAATTCTTTTGGGGTGGTCAAGAACGTATTAAAGAGACATGAGGGAACCGTTGATGTGCATTTCAAGCTCTGTGAATGGCCTAACATGTTAAGCATTCTCAACAGGTAATTTTGGCGAAGCTTTCAATAAATCTTTATGAGCGCTATCATCAAAATGTTCTCATCATGATTCTCTCTCTTATGCTAGTTTGAATGGAAAGGTAGTAGATGGCCACCAATGGGTTGCTCAGCCTGCTCCTGTATTTCCACCAGAAGTCCTCCAGGCCCTGTGGAGTCAGCCGGACGGAAGAAAACATGTCATAGCAGCTATTCACAGTTTACTGCAAAACCTTGGAGGTCCTATAGATATGGTTGAACTCACTGATCTTACAGCCAGATATTATGGTGATGGACAGACTGATTAGTCGTTGCAAATTTTGATATAGTTTATAAAGGTGGCTAACAATGTTGCGTGGAcaaaaattcattttcattAGAATTTTTCCTCGTTAATTTAGATTTAGATATAGCAGATTAATGCTGACGTACCCCTCACAGTTGCTTTAGCAAATCATGTGTGTAAAGCTGCACAAAGTATTATATTGGAACGATTATGGCAATTGAAAGATTTACTGATTATTTAGAAAGTGTCCAAGTTGCTCGAAGgcaggagaaaagaaaaagaacacagTTGAGGTTGTAATTGAATCGAGTATACAATATTAAAGCGTggttcattttaattttaatttttttaaacacaagTTGAGCTCAAGCTTATCACCGAACTAAATAATGTGTAAATtatgttcatttatttttcaaacgaactCGAATTTTTATGAACTActcaattaacttattcattgtaaatataaagtaaatgtcgtgtgttcttaatatatatatatatatatatatatatatatataatgattagttaattaattattattaacattttgttatttgagttaattagataaattaactAGAATCTTAAGCAATATAATATCAATTctatatatttatcttatagTATAGTGTATATGTACATTCATTACACTTCACATATGAGTAATAgtagttttaaaaaaactgaggcatgaaaagaaattgaaaatgacattaaatatgaataatattgaaaataaaactctccaaagaaaataaactgaaaaccACAGCCGTTAAATGATTGGCGTAGGGTGGGAATTAGGAAATGAAGATATCAGGCATGCTTGATGCCGCTTCAAAAGTTGAATTGTATAAGCTAATGAATAGGCCTAAGAATAACAATTGACACCAACTCTCGTGTTTTCTTTtcactctgtttttttttttttttttcctcttagtTTTTCTAATATTATGTTTGGATCATTAGAGGTCAGATCTATTGAAAACTCACAACTTTTACCACCTACAGGCACCTTCATCGCTGGCTACCACTTAACCATTTGCTAGCCCCCCTCTCTCGCGTGTATGCCCAAGCGCCACCACTCATTTAAATCTCCTCAATCACAACACCTCTAGCTCTTCTTTGTAAAAcccttttggttttggtttacTAGTAATTTTCAGTTCTTGATATGAACCTAAAAATATCAAATCTTGATTGTTCTCTGTCCCCACCGCCCTAGATGGTGTCTTCTCTGCCATTGTATTGCTACATATTAATCTCTTCAGCTCTCTCATAAGTTGGTCAGGAGTTAAGTTAAAATGGTTTCCTTTGTTAATACCTATTACACACAACGTCCACTACGGGCCGCTACAACCAACTTCGTTGGCAGCATTCTCGCTTGCTTTCTCCATCTTCGAAAATCCTTTGCTAGATCGTTATCAAGTCTTTGTATTTTGGATtctataattttcaatttttgtaactATATTTGTTTCTACTcatccataaaataaaataaataaacgaaaaaGAAGGCTGGTTGAGCTGGTGCACAATTCCTAAAATAATTATTCACCAAACCCATCCCAAAGGAGCTGAGAAAAAATCTACCCATCTAATAAGCACTGAAAGTCCTCAGCAGTAACCCAAAATGTCTCTGAAAACTCAGTTGCCAGAGATGCCAACAAATCATTCATTCATGGTGGTGGAGCACTTCTGCTAAAAAGTAAAACGATCACAATTAACTCTAACTTTCGTCGGAAGATTTGAGGCCCTAGAGTGCATAAAATCGAGCACATGCCTTGGCCTATTTTCATAGAGTTCGGCAAGATATCCATTATGAGAAAAACAATATTCAATAGTCTCTTGAAGGAATTGTATATTGTTTTTGGAATATCAAGTATTACTCTTtcgaaaatttaaaaaaggtaCAAATTCAATTGCTTCACCTTACCTCACCCATCCAATTTCTCTGAACCGAGACATAAGACAGCAAGGCAAGGGAATGATTGCTCTG
This window encodes:
- the LOC132179986 gene encoding uncharacterized protein LOC132179986 isoform X2 yields the protein MVFFFIAFIKRRDRAVITSKGGGEGAEGSGYGTGREEVRCRVHEAWTCCRGGIFKYQTWSGHYMHLTCLRYVFLCIQIEVTNFGLDMGWIRLENTMDPVRTHQTQICHFMSGNGTNMEMQPGLLPKATQLRNRVGGSWNAMKRIFTNLKVKMLWNQVTSETSDSAADKPALKVPIPQNSSRNTEFGEPESKLQTSETIVDSKISKERISTSVESHLIGESSSRDVADATASETNNTSSWPTRTEPGDPESIVRSSGAISGLSHMRGEIASEDLVNMTAPEVSKVHISPNNFKLSETGSAVQSSEAFTDSQVYEKNYSVNASSNKMRENSSGDQAEGELENGHRLLEGLSSILGDINQNSEPEHLTCSHLLPDEASRTLQKNGADGVTFGDRSRQHDKKSATFVQIPDANSDLGEVDTSNGAPKVTGLPHLFIKMKNGQSAGEMPCKQSNFLTPNAFSEYSDETLGEDGPKGFDIKGLIDCIKELPRDRSVVKSHDSSICSNTKQVSSRGLVKRTEPGVDLQDCDAKNRRALLKSHVMGKESKMLNETEEVPCMDIPFGTHSELCEDEQDGSVDFAASNDTASNPIPLVPVLANTEDLDNIPATDSTKERSIENKVLVRFLMTKLDNTYIMSAFKDCGSIAKIQKLPSVQGSIFEDAYVHFKTRKALQKALKKTDLMVNYEDVIVEATSFMEDAPTRIPIPELIGDPDVPAALIRNPIRTAKIKQLTHDISSCQLQEALAFCKSGISSFSLGSSNSVAYVEFETEDAKERAIAKHSICVSGKKLLVFRIDAPRTTVVRISNINGTNPRMETICNSFGVVKNVLKRHEGTVDVHFKLCEWPNMLSILNSLNGKVVDGHQWVAQPAPVFPPEVLQALWSQPDGRKHVIAAIHSLLQNLGGPIDMVELTDLTARYYGDGQTD
- the LOC132179986 gene encoding uncharacterized protein LOC132179986 isoform X1, with product MALSRPLLPKPGLQLHLRKIGQSSKRWCSSSSPLSSGGTEQSSHPKEAAREQRAVATEPDVKKCRVHEAWTCCRGGIFKYQTWSGHYMHLTCLRYVFLCIQIEVTNFGLDMGWIRLENTMDPVRTHQTQICHFMSGNGTNMEMQPGLLPKATQLRNRVGGSWNAMKRIFTNLKVKMLWNQVTSETSDSAADKPALKVPIPQNSSRNTEFGEPESKLQTSETIVDSKISKERISTSVESHLIGESSSRDVADATASETNNTSSWPTRTEPGDPESIVRSSGAISGLSHMRGEIASEDLVNMTAPEVSKVHISPNNFKLSETGSAVQSSEAFTDSQVYEKNYSVNASSNKMRENSSGDQAEGELENGHRLLEGLSSILGDINQNSEPEHLTCSHLLPDEASRTLQKNGADGVTFGDRSRQHDKKSATFVQIPDANSDLGEVDTSNGAPKVTGLPHLFIKMKNGQSAGEMPCKQSNFLTPNAFSEYSDETLGEDGPKGFDIKGLIDCIKELPRDRSVVKSHDSSICSNTKQVSSRGLVKRTEPGVDLQDCDAKNRRALLKSHVMGKESKMLNETEEVPCMDIPFGTHSELCEDEQDGSVDFAASNDTASNPIPLVPVLANTEDLDNIPATDSTKERSIENKVLVRFLMTKLDNTYIMSAFKDCGSIAKIQKLPSVQGSIFEDAYVHFKTRKALQKALKKTDLMVNYEDVIVEATSFMEDAPTRIPIPELIGDPDVPAALIRNPIRTAKIKQLTHDISSCQLQEALAFCKSGISSFSLGSSNSVAYVEFETEDAKERAIAKHSICVSGKKLLVFRIDAPRTTVVRISNINGTNPRMETICNSFGVVKNVLKRHEGTVDVHFKLCEWPNMLSILNSLNGKVVDGHQWVAQPAPVFPPEVLQALWSQPDGRKHVIAAIHSLLQNLGGPIDMVELTDLTARYYGDGQTD
- the LOC132179986 gene encoding uncharacterized protein LOC132179986 isoform X4 produces the protein MVFFFIAFIKRRDRAVITSKGGGEGAEGSGYGTGREEVRNMEMQPGLLPKATQLRNRVGGSWNAMKRIFTNLKVKMLWNQVTSETSDSAADKPALKVPIPQNSSRNTEFGEPESKLQTSETIVDSKISKERISTSVESHLIGESSSRDVADATASETNNTSSWPTRTEPGDPESIVRSSGAISGLSHMRGEIASEDLVNMTAPEVSKVHISPNNFKLSETGSAVQSSEAFTDSQVYEKNYSVNASSNKMRENSSGDQAEGELENGHRLLEGLSSILGDINQNSEPEHLTCSHLLPDEASRTLQKNGADGVTFGDRSRQHDKKSATFVQIPDANSDLGEVDTSNGAPKVTGLPHLFIKMKNGQSAGEMPCKQSNFLTPNAFSEYSDETLGEDGPKGFDIKGLIDCIKELPRDRSVVKSHDSSICSNTKQVSSRGLVKRTEPGVDLQDCDAKNRRALLKSHVMGKESKMLNETEEVPCMDIPFGTHSELCEDEQDGSVDFAASNDTASNPIPLVPVLANTEDLDNIPATDSTKERSIENKVLVRFLMTKLDNTYIMSAFKDCGSIAKIQKLPSVQGSIFEDAYVHFKTRKALQKALKKTDLMVNYEDVIVEATSFMEDAPTRIPIPELIGDPDVPAALIRNPIRTAKIKQLTHDISSCQLQEALAFCKSGISSFSLGSSNSVAYVEFETEDAKERAIAKHSICVSGKKLLVFRIDAPRTTVVRISNINGTNPRMETICNSFGVVKNVLKRHEGTVDVHFKLCEWPNMLSILNSLNGKVVDGHQWVAQPAPVFPPEVLQALWSQPDGRKHVIAAIHSLLQNLGGPIDMVELTDLTARYYGDGQTD
- the LOC132179986 gene encoding uncharacterized protein LOC132179986 isoform X3, whose translation is MALSRPLLPKPGLQLHLRKIGQSSKRWCSSSSPLSSGGTEQSSHPKEAAREQRAVATEPDVKKNMEMQPGLLPKATQLRNRVGGSWNAMKRIFTNLKVKMLWNQVTSETSDSAADKPALKVPIPQNSSRNTEFGEPESKLQTSETIVDSKISKERISTSVESHLIGESSSRDVADATASETNNTSSWPTRTEPGDPESIVRSSGAISGLSHMRGEIASEDLVNMTAPEVSKVHISPNNFKLSETGSAVQSSEAFTDSQVYEKNYSVNASSNKMRENSSGDQAEGELENGHRLLEGLSSILGDINQNSEPEHLTCSHLLPDEASRTLQKNGADGVTFGDRSRQHDKKSATFVQIPDANSDLGEVDTSNGAPKVTGLPHLFIKMKNGQSAGEMPCKQSNFLTPNAFSEYSDETLGEDGPKGFDIKGLIDCIKELPRDRSVVKSHDSSICSNTKQVSSRGLVKRTEPGVDLQDCDAKNRRALLKSHVMGKESKMLNETEEVPCMDIPFGTHSELCEDEQDGSVDFAASNDTASNPIPLVPVLANTEDLDNIPATDSTKERSIENKVLVRFLMTKLDNTYIMSAFKDCGSIAKIQKLPSVQGSIFEDAYVHFKTRKALQKALKKTDLMVNYEDVIVEATSFMEDAPTRIPIPELIGDPDVPAALIRNPIRTAKIKQLTHDISSCQLQEALAFCKSGISSFSLGSSNSVAYVEFETEDAKERAIAKHSICVSGKKLLVFRIDAPRTTVVRISNINGTNPRMETICNSFGVVKNVLKRHEGTVDVHFKLCEWPNMLSILNSLNGKVVDGHQWVAQPAPVFPPEVLQALWSQPDGRKHVIAAIHSLLQNLGGPIDMVELTDLTARYYGDGQTD